A single region of the Plasmodium malariae genome assembly, chromosome: 7 genome encodes:
- the PmUG01_07023000 gene encoding conserved Plasmodium protein, unknown function yields MSEKKEYQDISNFLYMNIKGLNDEEEIKVKKFSYEKYVCSLEMGDKKLDVGIKPEKRITLKECEEKKYLTKELNPDDIVLMMDYLLLQLVKLLNGNHPFLTVLSCYYLHHSNVINCNDDIYFFEKVFFKWLNAFCVDKIYIDIFKNENKEFIKFMEKERSVKEGSPKLQDQGHSEHVEVEGGLEAGVLREVDEYINEKVDETGQLDNHSGSTKNNTPLDDDMYNVACETSYIKKRIFFFFELFLTFYSCCSEMIDYVVTNDSLIHRDDYKTGLLKINGTLIYHCRRRRKYVVKNLFVIKRCFLKYAKKFEEMDKNKKKAREVKKSEGVKKSEGVKKSEEVKKSEDSKNTEKTKNIDKSKNRKNQNMNKHMSKNVIASTNININKLIHSIFKRIKFILYFTYILNQMVFEVCDADINSLKGSCEELLICIRTIVKELNSKYLNINKNMKKKYFNKYFLMHTLNNVSKHVTEMNVEECYLFYENIIRDILYVASYFKRINVKSHFFDIKNIIHYLKYYSYSCNILIKCISRISLKQIMSTEKKLFFHIEKQLILKQESEAQRCLKLENSMNYQQGYELIFNKVPNKVYKTEKREYPENVENAENAENVENAENVENVENVENAENAENAENAENVENAENAENAENVENAENVENVEKFEKRENCLEAGIDRNNGAVVDSDITKREKYHCDKYEEQDIDLYYNMFLNIYKKEEMNIPYHRYLNQELVNNSEVNIFISFFVYLFFNESYIIMEELAKENDNFFVRNIIFNDLNYFGFSTPVLVLFTNFVLIPEYFFINMEHIFKIDQELNCVNKDEYQNFLKKNYNTTVLKNFERKLRLFFPYLINYMQRESSIMELFNEIEKFINDYVCEPSNLKKRSRRGCINERDEGIFSLDSNNCSNDTLSTTNGRSSDIHDSTDIRKDADGSTNEKREEADGSTNEKREEADGSTNEKREEADGSTNEKREEADGSTNEKREEADGVRMKNVKKQMEVRMKNVKKQMEVRMKNVKKQMEVRMKNVKKQMEVRMKNVKKQMEVLAETSSTVSFNQSMFYSVTKKRLKLIILCKVFNLFFEYLEIVVKKIINFSFLLASREHSKLNVFHTDMRVLYTLMKILTYYFKIYNMNKEIESIENYYNFLLHTVLVDYNCLSLHINLQSDQEYAFTYYAMSLCYKELSITLQKGLKLNGTEEDISKIVYSLFYYILYLYADFLMIYFSYISYTNVNCEQTEINSFDTKYKSWSFCYPDVSKIDFNNFQKNKALLNNLLLIKYLKISFSNNKDDINIGVKKKIKNIAQVKESYLRSKLLVNKYSNIIMVKNAVRYKFRIFDKAYNDLDITYHFKECINQISEHIKEAYSYKNEKFAFINIFLNSLENNLNKSYKIFPTFCVENNSVFLNPYYKVLKNHAFFLSVQEKKK; encoded by the exons ATGAGTGAGAAGAAAGAATACCAAGACATTTCTAACTTTCTTTACATGAATATAAAAG GACTGAATGATGAGGAAgaaattaaagtaaaaaaattttcgtACGAAAAGTACGTATGTTCGCTTGAAATGGGGGACAAGAAATTGGACGTAGGTATTAAGCCAGAAAAAAGGATAACACTAAAAGAGtgtgaagaaaaaaaatacttaacTAAAGAATTAAATCCCGACGATATAGTTTTAATGAtggattatttattattacaactaGTAAAATTACTTAATGGCAATCATCCTTTTTTAACAGTTTTAAGTTGTTACTATTTACATCACTCAAACGTTATTAACTGTAATgatgatatttatttttttgaaaaggtATTCTTTAAATGGTTGAATGCCTTTTGTGtcgataaaatatatattgatatatttaaaaatgaaaataaagaatttataaaatttatggaaaaagaaagatCAGTGAAGGAGGGATCTCCTAAACTGCAGGACCAGGGTCATTCTGAGCACGTAGAAGTGGAAGGAGGATTGGAAGCAGGAGTACTAAGAGAAGTGGACGAATATATTAACGAAAAAGTTGATGAAACAGGACAACTAGACAACCATTCAGGCAGCACAAAGAATAATACTCCTTTGGATGATGATATGTACAATGTAGCATGTGAAAcgagttatataaaaaaaagaatttttttcttttttgagtTATTTCTGACTTTCTATTCGTGCTGTTCAGAAATGATCGACTATGTTGTAACAAACGACAGCTTAATACACAGAGACGACTACAAAACTGGATTGTTGAAAATAAACGGCACTTTAATATACCACTGTAGGAGGAGAAGAAAATACGTGGTTAAAAATctttttgttataaaaaGATGTTTTTTGAAATATGCTAAAAAGTTTGAAGAAATggataaaaacaaaaaaaaagcacgAGAGGTAAAGAAGTCGGAGGGGGTAAAGAAGTCGGAGGGGGTAAAGAAGTCAGAGGAGGTAAAGAAGTCGGAGGACTCAAAAAATACGGAGAAAAccaaaaatatagataagtcaaaaaataggaaaaaccAAAACATGAATAAACATATGAGTAAAAATGTAATCGCaagtacaaatataaatataaataaattgataCACTCCATATTTAAgagaataaaatttatcctgtattttacatatattttaaatcaaATGGTTTTCGAAGTATGTGACGCTGATATTAACTCATTAAAAGGCAGTTGTGAGGAATTGCTAATATGCATACGTACTATAGTGAAAGAGTTAAATTctaaatatttgaatataaataagaatatgaaaaaaaaatatttcaataaatattttcttatgcACACACTTAACAATGTCTCTAAACATGTTACGGAAATGAATGTAGAAGAGTGTTAccttttttatgaaaacatTATTCGTGATATATTGTACGTAGCATCATATTTTAAGCGCATAAATGTGAAATCGCATTTTTTCGatattaaaaacattattcATTACTTAAAGTATTACTCCTATagttgtaatattttaataaaatgcatTTCAAGAATATCTctaaaacaaataatgagtacagaaaaaaagctattttttcatatagaAAAACAGCTCATATTAAAACAGGAAAGCGAAGCACAGCGGTGCTTGAAGTTGGAGAACTCGATGAATTATCAACAAGGTTATGAACTCATTTTCAACAAAGTGCCAAATAAAGTctataaaacagaaaaacgGGAATATCCAGAAAATGTTGAAAATGCTGAAAATGCTGAAAATGTTGAAAATGCTGAAAATGTTGAAAATGTTGAAAATGTTGAAAATGCTGAAAATGCTGAAAATGCCGAAAATGCCGAAAATGTTGAAAATGCTGAAAATGCCGAAAATGCCGAAAATGTTGAAAATGCCGAAAATGTCGAAAATGttgaaaaatttgaaaaacgTGAAAACTGTCTAGAAGCAGGGATTGACAGAAATAATGGTGCTGTTGTTGATTCTGATATAACGAAGCGAGAGAAATATCATTGTGATAAGTATGAGGAACAGGATATAGATCTATACTACAAcatgtttttaaatatttacaaaaaggAAGAGATGAATATTCCGTATCATAGATATCTAAATCAAGAACTAGTGAATAATTCTGAggtgaatatatttattagtttttttgtatatttattttttaatgaatcatatataataatggaagaattagcaaaagaaaatgacaatttttttgtaagaaacattatttttaatgacttaaattattttggTTTTTCTACCCCTGTGCTAGTCTTATTCACAAATTTTGTTCTTATTcctgaatatttttttattaacatggaacatatatttaaaatagatCAGGAGCTCAACTGTGTAAATAAGGATGaatatcaaaattttttaaaaaaaaattataacacaactgttttgaaaaatttcGAAAGGAAGTtacgtttattttttccatatttaataaattacatgCAAAGGGAAAGTTCAATCATGGAACTGTTTaatgaaatagaaaaatttattaacgATTATGTATGTGAGCCCAGTAACTTGAAAAAGAGGTCCAGGCGCGGATGCATTAACGAGCGGGATGAAGGAATTTTTAGCCTTGACAGCAACAACTGCAGTAACGACACACTCAGTACCACGAACGGAAGAAGTAGTGATATTCACGACAGTACTGATATAAGAAAGGATGCAGATGGTAGTACGAATGAAAAACGTGAAGAAGCAGATGGTAGTACGAATGAAAAACGTGAAGAAGCAGATGGTAGTACGAATGAAAAACGTGAAGAAGCAGATGGTAGTACGAATGAAAAACGTGAAGAAGCAGATGGTAGTACGAATGAAAAACGTGAAGAAGCAGATGGAGTACGAATGAAAAACGTGAAGAAGCAGATGGAAGTACGAATGAAAAACGTGAAGAAGCAGATGGAAGTACGAATGAAAAACGTGAAGAAGCAGATGGAAGTACGAATGAAAAACGTGAAGAAGCAGATGGAAGTACGAATGAAAAACGTGAAGAAGCAGATGGAAGTACTAGCAGAGACTTCATCCACGGTGTCGTTC aatcAAAGCATGTTCTACAGTGTAACGAAAAAAAGATTGAAACTTATAATCCTTTGCAAggtttttaatttattttttgagtATCTCGAGATTGttgtaaaaaagataatcaatttttcttttttattggCGTCAAGAGAACATTCCAAGTTAAACGTATTTCATACAGACATGCGTGTATTATATACGTTAATGAAAATTCTGacgtattattttaaaatatataatatgaacaaagaaatagaaagtatagaaaattattataattttcttttgcaTACAGTTTTAGTTGACTATAACTGTTTAAGCTTACACATAAATTTGCAGTCAGATCAAGAATATGCTTTTACATATTATGCTATGTCCTTATGTTACAAAGAATTATCCATTACATTACAAAAAGggttaaaattaaatggtACAGAAGAAGATATAAGTAAAATTGTATattccttattttattatatactttatttatatgcagATTTtcttatgatatatttttcatatatttcgtATACAAACGTGAATTGTGAACAAACAGAGATAAACTCCTTtgatacaaaatataaatcgTGGAGTTTTTGTTATCCTGACGTTTCAAAAATTGactttaataattttcaaaaaaataaagcattACTTAATAACCTTTTgcttattaaatatttaaaaattagcTTTTCGAATAATAAAGATGATATTAACATTGgcgttaaaaaaaaaataaaaaatatagctcAAGTTAAAGAAAGTTACCTTCGTTCGAAGTTattagtaaataaatattccaaTATCATAATGGTTAAAAATGCTGTAAGATATAAATTTCGTATATTTGACAAAGCATACAATGATTTGGACATAACCTACCATTTTAAAGAGTGTATAAATCAAATTTCGGAGCACATTAAAGAGGCTTATAgctacaaaaatgaaaaatttgcttttattaatatttttctaaattcacttgaaaataatttaaataaatcttataaaatatttcctaCCTTCTGTGTGGAAAACAattctgtttttttaaacCCATATTATAAAGTGTTGAAAAATCAcgccttttttttaagtgtacaagaaaagaaaaaatag
- the PmUG01_07023100 gene encoding conserved Plasmodium protein, unknown function has translation MADPTSCKLSIEKRYDHLKSFSNNIAGLIQELKDLIKVHEILIYKEKLKTTEKGKIEKQQDDLMALKQELEIIKKDNDKMGGQLKYYKRIDDSINTQINKVSENIQKVKFNINLEVRKKIEMKKNINEIKNKYCKSLKQKQILDENFLLLTKNNKQNKQVTRGINKQTRDRLSKEANNEANNEANNEANNEANNEANNKANNEANNEAYKEAYKEAYKEAYKEANHEADSKAYNKLDNEAKCEQNVEANNEINNLCKELDVNM, from the exons atggcaGACCCAACTTCGTGTAAGTTAAGCATAGAAAAAAGGTATGATCATTTGAAATCATTTTCAAATAACATCGCAGGTTTAATTCAGGAATTAAAAGACTTAATAAAAGTTcatgaaattttaatttataaagaaaaattaaaaactacggaaaaaggaaaaatcgAAAAGCAGCAAGATGACCTTATGGCACTAAAACAAG AActggaaataataaaaaaagataatgaCAAAATGGGTGGACAACTAAAATACTACAAAAGAATTGATGATTCTATTAATACTCAGATAAATAAAGTATCggaaaatatacaaaaagtGAAATTCAATATAAATTTGGAAGTGAGAAA gaaaatagaaatgaaaaaaaatattaatgaaattaaaaat AAATACTGCAAATCTTTAAAGCAGAAACAAATTTTggatgaaaattttttgctACTAACTAAAAACaacaaacaaaataaacaagtAACTAGaggaataaataaacaaacaagAGATCGTCTAAGTAAGGAAGCAAATAATGAAGCAAACAATGAAGCAAACAATGAAGCAAATAATGAAGCAAACAATGAAGCAAACAATAAAGCAAATAATGAAGCAAATAATGAAGCATACAAAGAAGCATACAAAGAAGCGTACAAAGAAGCGTACAAAGAAGCGAATCACGAAGCAGACAGCAAAGCGTATAACAAATTAGACAACGAAGCAAAATGCGAACAAAATGTCGAAGCGAACAACGAA atTAACAATTTGTGCAAAGAATTAGACGTTAATATGTGA
- the PmUG01_07023200 gene encoding conserved Plasmodium protein, unknown function, with translation MYNVKCVCNSKLAKERRHNKHDENVHKCNRKKKKKVPNEQDVSKKRFYEYTEKEEKAVNNFLTTAMKRSKILKHGKRNKYMYYFVLNKLNRNLVINARNNKTINKICKENIPIFMTENKLSLHNAFSNKNGHILHKTNRAHWNYKEKCFPIFAICSDTKSSTGTAYIVGNDQKYHSICNIQEKKYREIHLNAGAVVQGNNTKKKKKRVLSEKSKESMKEKLRIIMIQKWKDTEFRKKMIKSFKKRGIEHNKKISETLKNKWKNDKEYKLKTLEGQRKYFVNRYKNRHKTYYTSAETREKISKAMKLYWLNKNKYKQMQTHNLQSVVKKKKKHKKVWENIYSIILDQKQDDLSNYQTFHHNLSVNLEAALR, from the coding sequence atgtacaacGTAAAATGTGTGTGCAATAGTAAGTTAGCTAAAGAAAGAAGACATAATAAACATGATGAAAATGTTCATAAAtgtaacagaaaaaaaaaaaaaaaagttccaAATGAGCAAGATGTGtctaaaaaaagattttacGAATACAcagaaaaagaggaaaaagcTGTAAACAACTTTTTAACCACAGCAATGAAGAGaagcaaaattttaaagCATGGTAAAAGGAACAAATACATGTATTACTTTGTATTAAATAAACTTAATAGAAATTTAGTGATCAATGCGCGTAACAACAAgactataaataaaatttgcaaGGAAAATATTCCAATTTTTATGacagaaaataaattgtCATTACACAATGCGTTCAGTAATAAAAATGGGCATATTTTACACAAAACAAATCGTGCACATTGGAATTATAAAGAGAAATGTTTTCCTATTTTTGCCATTTGCAGCGATACTAAATCCAGTACAGGCACTGCTTACATTGTAGGAAATGATCAAAAGTACCATAGCATATGTAACATACAAGAGAAGAAATACAGAGAGATTCATTTAAACGCGGGAGCAGTTGTGCAAGGAAacaatacgaaaaaaaagaaaaaaagagtttTGAGCGAAAAGTCTAAAGAAAGTATGAAAGAAAAGCTTCGAATAATTATGATACAAAAATGGAAAGATACAGAatttaggaaaaaaatgataaaatcatttaaaaaaagaggcATTGAACATAACAAGAAAATTTCGGaaacattaaaaaacaaatggaAGAAtgataaagaatataaattaaaaacattagAAGGTCAGCgcaaatattttgttaatagatataaaaataggcataaaacatattatacTTCTGCAGAAACAAgggaaaaaatatcaaaagcTATGAAACTATATtggttaaataaaaataaatacaaacaaATGCAAACCCATAATTTACAGTCTGtagtgaagaaaaaaaaaaaacataaaaaagtttGGGAGAATATTTACTCAATTATATTAGATCAAAAACAAGATGACTTAAGCAATTATCAAACCTTTCACCATAATTTATCTGTCAACTTGGAGGCTGCTCTTCGTTGA
- the PmUG01_07023300 gene encoding GTP-binding protein, putative gives MIYTVVNRRRSSLLRSSTASTASTSSSPSSLLLLSLCVFIFLLFLYNFDCACEAKWSIRENVYLIINCSGRRKNRGYFKKKDYLKSRQDKSYNVQKKYNNKDNDSNDSDNKYNNVVKKEAFALFYIKYFKLSLLLYNKGKKREKGKRYTINSYNSSYYIDNGTNLNEAKIGDKNNTQWGIEPHGSLSRWEKDDNNNTINKSSAKEMQACMEDVNKGDIITNMTNMTNTANTANTIKVEQKNIRNFCILAHIDSGKSTLADRFLELTNTIKKKRMQDQYLDMMSLEREKGITIKLKAVRMSYHNYIFNLIDTPGHFDFYHEVKRSLNVCEGAILLIDGNKGIQSQTLNIFLELKKHNIKIIPVINKIDLNTCMYDKIKDDLIKKFYFKNEEILKISAKFGYHVKDLFQKIITDIPYPTINSNSFFRGIVFDSFFDKYKGVVLIIKVLNGNLKKKTEIFCINSEKSYIIQEVGYLVPEMKQTQEIKQGDIAYLCSNIRNCNDIQISETIINKDIVKLKGQKKTFVVNSKILNIGNLYANVKKEDTLLRCSDENYSNENSSSCKLVTQKFNDDEGEVKKIDLNNWCNKSLSDEKQKIFENGVQKNNVCVTTLDEDRTCTEETIKDGPSKKLDDFKEEKEINIKQIAATKVDVSYPSVYCNIYSVNDKKSNELHMALNKLKLNDSSFSFKIDICETLGKGFKCGFNGLLHLNIIQERIKREYNIETIVTAPSVNYLVRVKEKYIDKRLKQKLIEKNFDISNVHIDTRRGGNGTKGMDSGNEEMNRGEVEMDSGEEEMNRGEVEMDSGEEEMNRGEVEMDSGEEEMNRGEVEMDGCEDEDVDSTLKCVSGDGKNDFSEGLFFMTSNVNDIPQRNYVKCIYEPYVKTNIIAPVEYQKHILRECFNRRGIFIKKDIVNDQIIFFFEMPLSEILINFIDDIKSQTKGYGSMSYENYVIYKESDLYKINIYINHKCIDSLSFISHKLNYYEKARNIVLKLKNLINPHQFLIVIQAAVGTKVFVSEKIKPLKKNVTAKCYGGDITRRRKLIEKQNEGKKKMFNIGKVKLSPNIFTKLFDLKGN, from the coding sequence ATGATTTATACTGTAGTTAATAGAAGGAGATCATCATTATTACGATCATCAACAGCATCAACAGCATCAACATCATCATCGccatcatcattattattattatcattatgcgtttttatatttctcctTTTCTTATATAACTTTGACTGTGCGTGTGAAGCTAAATGGAGCATAAGAGAAAATGTGTActtaattattaattgttcaggtagaagaaaaaatagagggtattttaaaaaaaaagactacTTGAAAAGTAGACAGGATAAAAGTTATAAcgtgcaaaaaaaatataataataaggatAATGATAGTAATGATAGtgataataaatacaataacGTAGTTAAAAAGGAAGCTTTCGctcttttttacattaaatattttaaattatccttattattatataataaggggaaaaaaagggaaaaaggaaaacgtTACACAATTAACTCCTACAATAGTTCGTATTATATTGACAATGGAACAAACTTGAACGAAGCAAAAATAGGTGATAAGAATAACACACAATGGGGTATTGAACCACATGGAAGTCTAAGCAGATGGGAAAAAGACGACAATAATAACACGATTAATAAAAGCAGTGCAAAAGAAATGCAGGCGTGTATGGAAGACGTTAATAAGGGtgatataataacaaatatgaCAAATATGACAAATACAGCAAATACAGCAAATACAATAAAAGTAGAGCAAAAAAATATCAGAAATTTTTGCATACTGGCACACATTGATAGTGGAAAGTCAACCCTAGCTGACAGATTTTTAGAATTAACGAAtaccataaaaaagaaaaggatgCAAGATCAATATTTAGATATGATGTCGTTAGAAAGGGAAAAGGGTATAACAATTAAATTGAAGGCAGTAAGGATGAGTTaccataattatattttcaatttaattGATACCCCAGGACATTTTGATTTTTATCATGAAGTTAAGAGATCGTTAAATGTATGTGAAGGAGCTATTCTGTTAATTGATGGAAATAAAGGTATTCAGTCACAAACTCTTAACATCtttttagaattaaaaaaacataatataaaaataattcctgttataaataaaatagatttaAACACATGCAtgtatgataaaataaaagatgatttaataaaaaagttttatttcaaaaatgaggaaattttaaaaatttcagcGAAATTTGGTTACCATGTAAAagatttatttcaaaaaataataacagaTATTCCATATCCTACTATTAATTCTAATAGTTTTTTTAGGGGAATTGTTTTTGACtcattttttgataaatataaaggagTAGTATTAATTATCAAAGTTCTAAAtggaaatttaaaaaaaaaaacagaaatattttgtataaatagTGAAAAGTCTTATATTATTCAAGAAGTTGGTTACCTTGTACCCGAGATGAAACAGACTCAAGAAATAAAACAAGGAGATATTGCATACCTTTGCTCTAATATAAGAAATTGTAATGATATTCAAATTAGCGAAACGATAATTAATAAGGACATAGTAAAACTGAAAGGACAAAAAAAGACATTTGTGGTAAATTcgaaaatattaaacattGGAAATTTATATGCTAATGTAAAAAAGGAGGATACACTTTTGCGCTGTTCTGATGAGAATTattcaaatgaaaatagCTCCTCCTGTAAATTGGTTACACAAAAGTTTAATGATGATGAGGGGGAAGTGAAAAAGATCGACTTGAATAATTGGTGTAATAAAAGCTTGAGTGATGAGAAGCAAAAGATATTTGAAAATGGGGTACAAAAGAATAATGTGTGCGTAACTACCCTTGATGAGGATCGAACGTGTACTGAGGAGACGATAAAAGATGGACCCTCGAAAAAATTGGATGAttttaaagaagaaaaggaaataaatataaaacaaattgcAGCAACAAAAGTAGACGTTTCCTACCCATCCGTATACTGTAATATATACAGtgttaatgataaaaaatcgAATGAATTGCATATGGCTTTGAACAAGTTAAAACTGAATGattcttccttttcttttaaaattgaCATCTGTGAAACTTTAGGAAAGGGCTTTAAATGTGGTTTTAATGGCTTACTGCATTTAAACATAATACAAGAGAGGATTAAAAGAGAGTATAACATAGAAACTATTGTTACAGCTCCCTCCGTGAATTACTTAGTGAGAGTGAAGGAAAAATACATTGACAAAAGGTTAAAACAAAAACTGATAGAGAAAAATTTTGACATAAGTAACGTTCATATAGACACAAGGAGGGGGGGTAACGGCACAAAGGGGATGGATAGTGGCAATGAAGAGATGAACAGAGGCGAGGTAGAGATGGATAGTGGCGAAGAAGAGATGAACAGAGGCGAGGTAGAGATGGATAGTGGCGAAGAAGAGATGAACAGAGGCGAGGTAGAGATGGATAGTGGCGAGGAAGAGATGAACAGAGGAGAGGTAGAGATGGACGGATGCGAAGATGAAGATGTGGATAGTACCCTAAAATGCGTGAGTGGTGatggaaaaaatgatttttccGAAGGGCTCTTTTTCATGACGAGCAACGTGAATGACATTCCTCAAAGGAATTATGTGAAATGCATTTATGAACCGTATGTAAAAACTAATATCATTGCACCGGTGGAGTACCagaaacatatattaagAGAATGCTTTAATAGAAGgggtatttttattaaaaaagatattgtTAATGatcaaataatattttttttcgagATGCCCTTATCTGAAATTCTTATTAACTTTATAGATGATATTAAATCACAGACCAAAGGATATGGATCAATGAGTTACgaaaattatgttatatataaagaaagcgatttatacaaaattaatatttacataaatcaTAAATGTATTGATTCTTTATCATTCATATCCCATAAACTTAACTATTATGAAAAAGCAAGAAAcattgttttaaaattaa